The Virgibacillus sp. MSP4-1 genome has a segment encoding these proteins:
- a CDS encoding cupredoxin domain-containing protein — protein MTAIKNEDFQGEAQGLPILNYDNVIDKEVEVGLGPLHTQFDNKGNAYTTLFIDSQVTKWNLETGKVVDKVEVAYSPGHLTAVEGDTANPGGQWLVSLNKIAKDQYLSVGPSHPESMDLIDISGEEMEVVANAPSQPEPHYSQIISADKINTTEVKAKDEDRKNSIWSTEDAHIEREGDVVHVYGVALRSRFVFDAESDTPDVVNVREGDTVKFHITNIDRDEDITHGFGINGYNENFEIQPGDTRTLTIEADKAGNFPIYCTNFCSALHQEMTGYLMVEPN, from the coding sequence TTGACAGCTATAAAAAATGAGGATTTCCAAGGAGAAGCTCAGGGTCTCCCAATCCTTAACTACGATAATGTCATTGATAAGGAAGTTGAGGTTGGTTTAGGACCTCTTCATACACAGTTTGATAACAAAGGCAATGCCTACACTACTCTTTTTATAGATTCACAGGTCACCAAGTGGAATTTAGAAACCGGAAAAGTGGTAGATAAGGTAGAAGTCGCTTATTCACCAGGCCACCTGACAGCTGTTGAAGGGGATACAGCAAACCCAGGCGGGCAATGGCTTGTATCCCTGAATAAGATTGCCAAGGATCAATACTTATCGGTTGGACCGTCCCACCCGGAAAGCATGGATTTAATCGATATCAGTGGTGAAGAGATGGAGGTTGTCGCAAATGCACCGTCACAGCCCGAACCTCATTATTCACAAATTATAAGCGCCGATAAAATCAACACAACCGAAGTAAAAGCAAAAGATGAAGATCGGAAAAATTCAATCTGGAGTACAGAGGATGCTCATATTGAACGTGAAGGAGATGTTGTCCACGTATACGGAGTGGCCTTACGTTCCCGCTTTGTCTTTGACGCAGAGAGTGATACACCAGATGTTGTAAATGTAAGAGAAGGAGACACCGTTAAATTCCATATCACAAATATAGACAGGGATGAAGACATCACGCACGGATTTGGAATTAATGGCTATAATGAGAACTTTGAAATTCAGCCGGGAGATACACGAACCTTAACTATAGAAGCAGATAAAGCCGGGAACTTCCCGATTTATTGTACAA
- a CDS encoding MoxR family ATPase → MTQQTFVYQEKADQLLQNIQRVIIGKDEVTKLSIVALLSGGHVLLEDVPGVGKTMLVRALAKSLNCEFKRIQFTPDLLPSDVTGVSIYNPKEMEFEFRPGPILGNIVLADEINRTSPKTQSALLEGMEENSITVDGMSVPLKRPFFVMATQNPIEYEGTYPLPEAQLDRFLMKLNMGYPSPQEEMDMLNRTSHSHPIDQIEPIMTQEELVQLQNEIDNVFVSQSLQRYIVDITSGTRNHPQVYLGASPRGSIALMKAAKAYAFIHNRDYIVPDDVKYLAPFVLSHRMIITSESKFEDKDEKMIVEEVLAQTNVPIDRG, encoded by the coding sequence ATGACCCAGCAGACATTTGTTTATCAAGAAAAAGCCGACCAGCTCTTGCAAAATATTCAAAGAGTCATTATTGGAAAAGATGAAGTAACAAAATTAAGTATTGTAGCCTTATTATCCGGTGGCCATGTTTTATTGGAAGATGTTCCAGGTGTAGGGAAAACAATGCTTGTTCGTGCTCTGGCGAAATCCCTGAATTGTGAGTTTAAGCGAATTCAGTTCACCCCTGATTTATTGCCCTCAGATGTTACAGGTGTTTCGATCTATAACCCAAAGGAAATGGAATTTGAATTTCGCCCCGGACCAATCCTGGGTAATATCGTTCTGGCGGATGAGATTAACCGTACATCGCCCAAGACACAATCGGCTCTGTTAGAGGGGATGGAGGAAAACAGTATTACCGTTGATGGGATGAGTGTCCCATTAAAACGCCCCTTTTTTGTTATGGCGACTCAAAACCCGATTGAATATGAAGGTACCTATCCGCTTCCGGAAGCACAACTTGATCGATTCTTAATGAAACTGAACATGGGCTATCCAAGTCCACAGGAGGAAATGGACATGTTAAATCGTACATCCCATTCCCACCCTATCGATCAAATTGAGCCAATTATGACTCAGGAAGAGCTGGTTCAGCTGCAGAATGAAATTGATAACGTATTTGTCAGCCAGTCTTTGCAGCGATATATTGTCGATATTACAAGTGGTACGAGAAATCATCCACAGGTTTATTTAGGAGCCAGTCCACGTGGGTCAATCGCACTGATGAAAGCAGCCAAGGCTTATGCATTCATTCATAATCGGGATTATATTGTGCCGGATGATGTGAAGTACTTAGCTCCTTTTGTCTTATCTCATCGGATGATCATTACTTCGGAAAGTAAGTTTGAGGATAAAGACGAAAAAATGATTGTCGAAGAAGTTCTGGCACAGACCAATGTTCCAATAGATAGGGGATAA
- a CDS encoding DUF58 domain-containing protein, which translates to MGTIIKYGLKLLGILLPAGVLYAYAMFQGGFVSWFLFFSTLPIFLYMMLLFFYPMARIKIERNLSPVITETGSTIEVDITFKRPRLLPLYYCIIEDMFPDSVQYRDTKRKKFAHMASPDVLRENRRAKKVIFPWFKGTFSFKYQIDELPRGEHLFHQVRVVTGDFIGFIKREKTFDVENSVMVYPTERKLLLHKHAQSFEEGESSSYNRMVKNTMAVSGVREYVPGDRMSWIDWKATAKNNTMMTKEFEQEKSQDMYVLFNASEMDSYNWLTFEGAVEVAVSLIDSIKEESAQLFFASLGADRKVIPVHKNPMSKEQVKRYLTTVQPENHLPFGQMIKQETGNLPKGYMSMVITTDLSLELYETLLHLNRKSSRIVLFLVKSGSLVSGEEHQRLKYLKSSGVVINLLTEEILTKEKIEVNA; encoded by the coding sequence ATGGGTACGATTATAAAATACGGTCTAAAATTGCTCGGTATCCTTTTGCCGGCAGGAGTTTTGTATGCATATGCAATGTTTCAGGGCGGTTTTGTCAGCTGGTTTCTATTTTTTAGTACTCTCCCAATATTTCTATATATGATGCTATTATTCTTTTATCCAATGGCCCGCATCAAAATCGAGCGAAACCTTTCACCGGTCATTACTGAAACGGGGAGTACCATCGAGGTGGACATAACCTTTAAACGACCTCGATTGCTTCCCTTGTATTACTGTATCATTGAAGACATGTTTCCTGATTCAGTCCAGTACAGGGATACGAAACGAAAAAAGTTTGCCCATATGGCCAGTCCGGACGTGCTGAGGGAGAACCGGAGAGCTAAAAAGGTCATATTTCCCTGGTTTAAAGGGACGTTTTCCTTTAAATATCAAATCGATGAATTGCCCAGAGGAGAGCACCTTTTTCATCAGGTTCGGGTGGTTACCGGTGATTTTATTGGATTCATAAAAAGAGAGAAAACCTTTGATGTTGAGAATTCTGTAATGGTTTACCCGACAGAACGAAAGCTGCTGCTTCATAAGCATGCCCAAAGCTTTGAGGAAGGAGAATCCAGCTCATACAATCGGATGGTAAAAAATACGATGGCTGTCTCAGGGGTTCGTGAATATGTACCAGGGGACCGGATGTCGTGGATTGATTGGAAGGCAACAGCCAAGAACAACACAATGATGACCAAGGAGTTCGAACAGGAAAAAAGTCAGGATATGTATGTTCTATTTAATGCATCTGAAATGGACTCTTATAATTGGCTGACTTTCGAGGGGGCCGTGGAGGTTGCGGTATCCCTGATAGATTCGATTAAAGAAGAATCAGCCCAGTTGTTCTTTGCGTCCTTAGGGGCTGACCGTAAAGTCATTCCTGTTCACAAGAACCCGATGAGCAAGGAACAGGTCAAACGCTATCTGACAACCGTGCAGCCTGAAAATCATTTGCCATTTGGTCAGATGATCAAACAGGAGACAGGTAATCTGCCAAAGGGCTATATGTCCATGGTTATTACCACTGATTTATCATTGGAACTTTATGAGACTTTACTTCATTTAAACAGGAAGAGTTCCCGTATCGTGCTCTTTTTAGTCAAATCAGGCTCACTCGTTTCAGGTGAAGAACATCAGCGGTTGAAGTACTTGAAAAGCAGTGGCGTTGTCATCAATTTGCTGACAGAAGAAATATTAACGAAGGAAAAAATTGAGGTGAACGCGTAG
- a CDS encoding transglutaminase domain-containing protein, whose protein sequence is MRLETNQQQRQFWLNSIIYIGSFLLFWEWLRPLDQITDTGNVSIFVLYTMFCFFLSYMQLQWWITSPLKLFGLLFILDGLFFSETFLSSAWFQHLFSDIQWNTEAMLSQQWWEMTALFRSLLFLVLLWLMSYLLYYWFVIAKRTLFFVILTFIFLTVTDTFTVYDARYAIVRTFFISMMILGVTNLQRVLMKEKLFKLPKGNYVSWVLPLITLVVVSSMIGYLAPKSSPQWPDPVPFIQTTAADVTGSGGGSGSAIKKVGYGENDERLGGSFVQDHSVVFQATVEDAQYWKIETKDVYTGKGWVRSEQAQQESFTFSPDGSIHFNNTMESVETEEQQAVISFNEQELLPKLVYPYGISEVQSENNQSYTYSYHQVTGEVYPRQGSAEVSVPDYAVTYDQPTYSLKNLRESSEEDPQAIREQYTQIPGTLPSRVQELAQELTAEETNRYDRAKAIEDHFDSSDFQYRTTNVPVPGENQDYVDQFLFESQVGYCDNFSTSMVMLLRSIDIPARWVKGFAPGEVVDRSSEANTYEITNSNAHSWVEVYFPDIGWVPFEPTKGFYNPIDLTSGQDLEELMNQNEDVPVSEMEEQTPETSAEEESNSGFTWNISMNQMIITGLILLGILGILYWKRYTIAYWFKRRHWTKNTDIETYMKSYRFLLSLLNHKGYKRGSDQTLREYAHMVDYRLRTNEMGRLTNAYERILYRDEQDIGDWSRKQELWENLIRKIMS, encoded by the coding sequence ATGCGTTTAGAGACGAACCAACAGCAACGTCAGTTCTGGTTAAATTCAATCATATATATCGGCAGTTTTTTACTGTTTTGGGAATGGCTGAGACCATTAGATCAAATAACGGATACAGGGAATGTCAGTATATTTGTTTTGTATACGATGTTCTGCTTTTTCCTGTCTTATATGCAGCTGCAATGGTGGATCACATCTCCTCTTAAATTATTTGGTCTGCTTTTTATACTGGATGGATTGTTCTTTTCGGAAACTTTTCTGAGCTCTGCCTGGTTCCAGCATTTATTTTCTGACATTCAGTGGAATACAGAAGCCATGCTATCACAGCAATGGTGGGAAATGACGGCTTTGTTCCGTTCGCTTCTATTCCTGGTCTTATTGTGGCTGATGAGCTACCTGCTCTACTACTGGTTTGTGATTGCAAAACGAACGTTATTTTTTGTGATTCTAACCTTCATCTTCCTTACAGTTACAGATACATTCACTGTATATGATGCCCGGTATGCCATCGTTCGGACATTTTTTATTTCGATGATGATATTAGGTGTGACCAATCTTCAGCGTGTGCTTATGAAAGAAAAGCTGTTTAAGCTGCCAAAGGGGAATTATGTTTCCTGGGTATTGCCACTGATCACTCTTGTCGTCGTTTCAAGTATGATCGGCTATTTAGCCCCTAAGTCCAGCCCTCAATGGCCGGATCCTGTTCCGTTTATTCAAACCACAGCCGCTGATGTGACGGGAAGCGGTGGGGGTTCAGGTTCAGCTATAAAAAAGGTTGGCTACGGGGAGAATGATGAGCGTCTGGGAGGATCTTTTGTACAGGATCATTCCGTTGTTTTTCAAGCTACGGTAGAAGATGCTCAATATTGGAAGATTGAAACGAAGGATGTTTACACAGGAAAAGGATGGGTTCGGTCGGAGCAGGCTCAACAGGAATCCTTTACCTTCAGTCCTGATGGATCGATACATTTCAACAATACGATGGAATCAGTTGAAACTGAAGAACAGCAGGCTGTCATCTCATTTAATGAACAGGAACTTCTGCCAAAGCTGGTATACCCTTATGGAATCTCAGAAGTTCAGTCTGAAAATAACCAATCCTATACTTATTCATACCATCAAGTCACAGGAGAGGTTTACCCTCGTCAAGGCAGTGCAGAGGTATCTGTCCCTGATTATGCGGTTACCTATGATCAGCCAACATACTCCCTGAAAAATTTACGGGAGAGCAGCGAGGAGGATCCGCAGGCTATTCGGGAACAATATACACAAATACCGGGGACATTACCCTCCAGAGTTCAGGAATTGGCACAGGAATTAACGGCTGAGGAAACCAATCGTTATGATAGAGCCAAAGCTATAGAGGACCATTTTGATTCCTCGGACTTTCAATATCGTACGACAAATGTACCGGTTCCTGGTGAAAATCAGGATTATGTGGATCAGTTTCTGTTTGAATCCCAGGTAGGGTACTGTGATAACTTTTCCACCTCCATGGTTATGCTGTTACGCTCGATCGATATTCCGGCCAGATGGGTAAAAGGATTTGCACCCGGAGAAGTCGTTGACCGGTCATCTGAAGCGAACACTTATGAGATTACGAATTCAAATGCCCACTCCTGGGTAGAGGTATATTTTCCGGACATCGGATGGGTCCCTTTTGAACCGACGAAGGGCTTTTATAATCCGATTGATCTGACTTCGGGACAGGATCTGGAGGAATTGATGAACCAAAATGAGGATGTACCAGTCAGTGAGATGGAAGAACAGACTCCTGAAACCAGTGCAGAGGAAGAATCCAATTCCGGATTTACATGGAATATTTCGATGAACCAGATGATCATCACGGGTCTTATTCTGTTAGGAATTTTGGGTATCCTGTACTGGAAAAGGTACACAATCGCCTACTGGTTCAAACGGAGGCATTGGACGAAGAATACAGATATTGAAACGTATATGAAGTCCTATCGTTTCCTGCTCTCTCTTCTTAACCATAAAGGGTACAAAAGAGGCTCGGATCAGACCTTGCGTGAATATGCCCATATGGTGGATTACCGGCTTCGTACAAACGAAATGGGACGGCTGACAAACGCTTATGAACGAATTTTATATCGGGATGAGCAGGATATCGGCGACTGGTCCCGCAAACAGGAACTTTGGGAAAATCTCATCAGGAAAATCATGTCTTGA
- the guaA gene encoding glutamine-hydrolyzing GMP synthase produces the protein MEGKQQGMIVVLDFGSQYNQLITRRIREMGVYSELHSHRLTAAEIQQMKPAGIILSGGPNSVYEKDSFRCDPEIFHMDVPVLGICYGMQLMVHHYGGNVEQADDREYGKAEISIRHEEGLFDRLPHEQVVWMSHSDKVIEAPDDFTVDAVSSSCPVAAISHSQHPLYGVQFHPEVNHTTYGNDLLKNFIFHVCQAEENWSMENFIEMQSENIRQEVGDRNVLCALSGGVDSSVAAALIHQAIGDQLTCVFVDHGLLRMHEADTVMETFRDQFQMNVIKIDATDRFLQKLAGVSDPEKKRKIIGNEFIYVFDEEASKLEHMDFLAQGTLYTDIIESGTETAQTIKSHHNVGGLPEHMKFDLIEPLNTLFKDEVRELGLQLGLPEDIVWRQPFPGPGLAIRVLGEVTEEKLAIVRESDAILRDEVAKAGLEKEIWQYFTVLPNIKSVGVMGDARTYDHTIAIRAVTSVDGMTSDWARIPLDVLEKISNRMVNEVNQINRVVYDVTSKPPSTIEWE, from the coding sequence ATGGAAGGTAAACAACAAGGAATGATCGTTGTATTGGATTTTGGAAGTCAATATAATCAGTTAATTACCAGAAGAATCCGGGAAATGGGCGTTTACAGCGAGCTTCATTCCCATCGTCTGACAGCAGCAGAGATTCAACAGATGAAACCAGCAGGCATTATACTTTCGGGAGGACCAAACAGCGTTTATGAAAAGGACAGTTTTCGTTGTGACCCGGAAATTTTCCATATGGATGTGCCAGTATTAGGCATTTGCTATGGAATGCAGCTGATGGTTCACCATTATGGAGGAAATGTGGAACAGGCGGATGACAGGGAATATGGAAAAGCGGAAATCAGCATCAGGCATGAGGAGGGCTTGTTTGATCGCCTCCCCCATGAGCAGGTTGTCTGGATGAGTCATAGTGACAAAGTAATCGAGGCGCCGGATGATTTTACGGTCGATGCGGTAAGTTCATCTTGTCCTGTTGCGGCCATCAGCCATTCGCAGCATCCTTTATATGGCGTTCAGTTTCATCCTGAGGTCAACCACACAACTTATGGCAACGATTTGCTGAAAAACTTTATTTTTCATGTTTGTCAGGCTGAAGAAAATTGGTCTATGGAAAACTTTATCGAGATGCAATCAGAAAACATTCGTCAGGAAGTGGGCGACAGAAATGTATTATGTGCGTTAAGCGGGGGGGTTGATTCCTCGGTTGCAGCAGCTTTGATTCATCAGGCAATCGGGGACCAGCTGACTTGTGTTTTTGTGGACCATGGTCTGCTCCGAATGCATGAAGCGGATACCGTAATGGAAACGTTCCGGGATCAGTTCCAAATGAATGTGATTAAAATTGATGCCACAGACCGGTTCCTACAAAAGCTTGCGGGCGTGTCAGATCCTGAGAAAAAGCGTAAAATCATTGGGAATGAATTTATTTATGTTTTCGATGAGGAAGCATCTAAGCTAGAACATATGGATTTTCTTGCTCAGGGCACCCTTTATACCGATATTATAGAGAGTGGCACTGAAACGGCACAAACTATTAAGTCTCACCATAATGTAGGCGGACTGCCTGAGCATATGAAGTTTGACTTAATTGAGCCTCTTAACACGTTATTTAAGGATGAGGTACGTGAGCTGGGACTTCAGCTGGGACTGCCCGAGGATATTGTTTGGAGACAGCCGTTTCCTGGACCGGGGCTGGCTATAAGGGTTCTTGGCGAGGTCACAGAAGAGAAATTGGCGATTGTTCGGGAATCAGATGCCATCTTACGTGATGAAGTTGCCAAAGCAGGTCTTGAGAAAGAAATCTGGCAGTACTTTACGGTGTTGCCGAATATTAAGAGTGTAGGCGTTATGGGAGACGCCCGGACATACGATCACACCATAGCCATTCGCGCGGTTACGTCTGTTGATGGGATGACATCCGACTGGGCACGGATTCCTTTAGATGTTTTGGAAAAAATCTCAAACAGGATGGTCAACGAAGTCAATCAGATTAATCGTGTTGTTTATGATGTAACCAGTAAGCCGCCATCCACGATTGAATGGGAATAA
- a CDS encoding NCS2 family permease translates to MKKFFNFDQLGTDYRTETIAGMTTFLSMAYILFLNPSILSLQDVPDLANRMDAGAIFTATALAAAIGTLIMGLLAKYPIALAPGMGLNAFFAYTVVLTWEIPWQTALAGVFASGLIFIVLTLTGIRETIINAIPAQMKMAVGAGIGLFIAFLGLQNAGIVVAEPSTLVALGDLTKPTTLLAVFGIFVTVILLVLGFKGGIFYGMIITSIAGMIVGLIDTPDQIVGSVPSLAPTFGQAFAHFGDIFTMEMLVVILTFLFVDFFDTAGTLVAVATQAGLMKDNKLPRAGKALFSDSAATVAGAVLGTSTTTSYVESTSGVGAGGRTGFASVVTAGLFLLALFFSPLLGVVTSQVTAAALVIVGVMMASNLKNIEWDQFEIAVPAFLTVVTMPLTYSIATGIAIGFVFYPLTFILKGRAKEIHPIMYGLFVVFVLYFIFLS, encoded by the coding sequence ATGAAAAAGTTTTTTAATTTTGATCAGCTCGGAACCGATTATCGTACGGAAACCATTGCGGGTATGACCACGTTTTTATCTATGGCTTATATTTTATTCTTAAATCCGAGCATTTTATCATTGCAGGATGTACCGGATCTGGCAAACCGAATGGACGCAGGGGCCATTTTTACGGCTACTGCACTGGCTGCGGCCATCGGAACATTAATCATGGGTCTGCTTGCCAAATATCCGATTGCATTAGCGCCAGGCATGGGATTAAATGCATTTTTTGCCTATACGGTAGTGTTAACATGGGAAATTCCATGGCAGACAGCTTTGGCAGGGGTGTTTGCCTCTGGACTTATTTTTATCGTGCTGACCCTGACAGGAATCCGGGAAACGATCATTAACGCTATTCCAGCGCAAATGAAAATGGCCGTTGGTGCGGGGATTGGTTTGTTTATTGCTTTTCTCGGTTTGCAAAATGCAGGAATTGTCGTTGCTGAGCCAAGTACGTTGGTTGCTTTAGGTGACTTAACCAAACCTACCACTCTATTAGCGGTGTTTGGGATATTCGTAACAGTTATTTTACTGGTTCTTGGCTTTAAAGGCGGAATTTTCTATGGAATGATTATCACATCCATTGCCGGGATGATTGTTGGTCTGATTGATACCCCCGATCAAATCGTTGGAAGTGTACCGAGCCTCGCCCCAACCTTTGGCCAAGCGTTTGCCCATTTTGGAGATATCTTCACCATGGAAATGCTTGTTGTGATTCTTACCTTCCTGTTTGTTGATTTTTTTGATACAGCAGGAACGTTAGTGGCAGTTGCTACGCAGGCAGGTTTAATGAAGGATAATAAGCTGCCCCGTGCAGGAAAAGCTCTATTTTCAGACTCGGCTGCAACAGTTGCCGGAGCGGTATTGGGGACATCGACGACGACATCCTATGTAGAATCAACTTCGGGTGTAGGTGCAGGGGGACGCACCGGCTTTGCATCGGTCGTTACAGCCGGTTTATTTCTGCTCGCACTGTTCTTTTCCCCGCTACTGGGTGTGGTAACTTCGCAGGTTACAGCTGCGGCACTGGTGATCGTCGGTGTCATGATGGCGTCCAACCTGAAAAATATAGAATGGGATCAATTTGAAATAGCCGTCCCCGCCTTTTTAACCGTTGTGACGATGCCTTTAACCTACAGCATTGCAACCGGAATTGCTATTGGTTTTGTGTTTTATCCGCTAACGTTCATTTTAAAAGGGCGCGCAAAAGAAATTCATCCGATTATGTATGGATTGTTTGTCGTCTTCGTTCTGTATTTTATTTTCTTAAGTTAA
- a CDS encoding nuclease-related domain-containing protein, whose translation MIAFELTIPQRILKLQALLRRLRVNYVRRPEIEDELGRCMAGYKGEKSLGYYLNFLPEKEVLILHGLRLSCNNSFFQVDILILSKSFFLIIEVKNISGELLFDDTFKQLIRLNEDGTKESFSDPLQQVKHQKFQFDKWLEENKVSGFPVEHLVVMANPKSILKTTNPKSEYVNKVLHSIHLLEKINEMQAAYPKDVLTLKQIRSLSKRLIRSNVPEDPDILNLFDVAKTDLITGVQCPNCENAPMKRKSGKWICLHCKTSSKDAHVQALQDYALLMDKTISNQEARKFLQIESPAVAYKLLQSTGATPSGKNRTRVYHLKS comes from the coding sequence TTGATTGCATTTGAACTAACGATTCCGCAACGAATTCTTAAGCTCCAGGCTCTTCTCCGCAGGCTCCGGGTAAATTACGTTCGGAGGCCAGAAATTGAAGATGAACTGGGAAGGTGTATGGCTGGCTATAAGGGAGAAAAATCACTGGGTTATTATTTGAATTTTCTTCCCGAGAAAGAAGTCCTCATTTTACATGGCCTCAGACTCTCCTGCAATAACTCCTTCTTTCAAGTGGACATCCTTATTTTATCAAAGTCTTTTTTCCTCATTATTGAAGTAAAAAATATTTCTGGAGAGCTTTTGTTTGATGATACATTTAAGCAACTCATCCGGTTGAATGAAGACGGGACCAAGGAGTCTTTTTCCGACCCGCTGCAGCAGGTGAAGCACCAGAAATTTCAATTTGATAAGTGGCTCGAGGAAAATAAAGTTTCAGGCTTTCCGGTAGAACACCTTGTTGTTATGGCCAATCCCAAGTCAATTTTAAAAACAACCAATCCTAAGTCAGAATATGTTAATAAGGTTCTGCATAGCATTCATCTTTTGGAGAAAATAAATGAAATGCAGGCAGCCTATCCAAAGGACGTGCTGACCCTAAAGCAAATTCGTTCCTTATCCAAGCGGCTGATCAGGAGCAATGTACCTGAAGATCCTGATATCCTCAATCTCTTTGATGTCGCAAAAACGGACCTCATTACAGGTGTACAGTGCCCCAATTGTGAAAATGCTCCGATGAAAAGAAAATCGGGAAAGTGGATTTGCCTTCATTGTAAAACCTCCTCAAAGGATGCACATGTTCAGGCTCTTCAGGATTACGCTCTGTTAATGGACAAAACGATAAGCAATCAGGAGGCTCGGAAATTTTTGCAGATTGAATCTCCAGCTGTTGCTTATAAATTACTTCAATCTACAGGTGCCACTCCATCAGGCAAAAACAGAACGCGTGTATATCACTTAAAATCATGA
- a CDS encoding Hsp20/alpha crystallin family protein, with the protein MDPFKNMQDWKKNMDNFFGEQFWSEFEGILKPPIPQINMYQSDHEITILCNIPGTNEIKNIDLFVDYASLEIQGVISLPAQGNLVQEEILQGAFDRTIELPFPVRGDKVEATYKNGLLTIQLHRLITKESNKNRVAVRVMDED; encoded by the coding sequence ATGGATCCGTTTAAAAATATGCAGGACTGGAAAAAAAATATGGATAACTTTTTCGGGGAGCAGTTCTGGAGTGAATTTGAAGGCATCCTGAAACCACCCATTCCCCAAATTAATATGTATCAATCAGATCATGAGATCACAATCCTCTGTAATATACCCGGCACAAACGAAATCAAAAACATCGATCTGTTTGTAGACTATGCCAGTCTGGAAATTCAGGGTGTTATTAGTTTACCCGCTCAGGGGAATTTAGTACAAGAGGAAATTTTACAAGGGGCTTTTGACCGAACTATTGAACTGCCCTTTCCCGTTCGGGGCGACAAAGTAGAAGCCACCTATAAAAATGGCCTGTTAACCATTCAGCTTCATCGACTGATAACAAAAGAATCCAATAAAAATCGCGTGGCAGTAAGGGTGATGGATGAAGATTAG
- a CDS encoding DUF2179 domain-containing protein: MLENALIMVSIILVINIVYVSLSTVRMMLTLKGQRYMAALVSMFETVVYIVGLGLVLDNLNEIQNVIAYALGFGIGVLIGTKIEEKLALGYITVNVISTNPDIEFTKKLRDKGYGVTSWHAHGMDGDRLAMQILTPRKYEVNLYQTIQEMDPKAFMIAYEPKTIHGGFWVKQVRRLRIRRNKRVAGGDKNGKEEEKIQGGGE; encoded by the coding sequence ATGTTGGAAAATGCTCTGATTATGGTATCGATTATTTTAGTGATTAATATTGTTTACGTATCACTCTCAACCGTTCGCATGATGCTCACTTTAAAGGGCCAGCGATACATGGCAGCATTAGTCAGTATGTTTGAAACCGTCGTTTATATTGTCGGATTAGGCCTGGTATTAGATAATTTAAATGAGATCCAAAACGTTATTGCTTATGCCTTAGGTTTTGGGATTGGCGTATTGATTGGTACGAAAATTGAAGAGAAGCTTGCTTTAGGTTATATTACCGTTAATGTGATTTCCACAAATCCTGATATTGAATTTACCAAAAAATTGAGAGATAAAGGCTACGGGGTTACAAGCTGGCATGCACACGGAATGGATGGGGACCGTCTGGCCATGCAGATTTTGACTCCAAGGAAGTATGAGGTAAACTTGTATCAGACGATTCAGGAAATGGATCCCAAAGCCTTTATGATTGCCTATGAACCTAAGACCATTCATGGCGGTTTCTGGGTGAAGCAGGTACGAAGACTCAGAATCAGACGAAATAAACGGGTAGCTGGTGGTGACAAAAATGGCAAAGAAGAAGAAAAAATTCAAGGTGGAGGAGAATGA
- a CDS encoding NETI motif-containing protein: MAKKKKKFKVEENETIHDCLTRMDNEGYRPVKRFEKPVFQETDEGVEPVRQEIIFDAVPKE, translated from the coding sequence ATGGCAAAGAAGAAGAAAAAATTCAAGGTGGAGGAGAATGAAACGATTCATGACTGTTTAACCCGAATGGATAATGAAGGTTATCGGCCGGTTAAGCGCTTTGAAAAGCCTGTGTTTCAGGAAACTGACGAGGGGGTTGAGCCAGTCAGGCAGGAAATTATATTTGATGCAGTCCCAAAGGAATAA